From the Persephonella sp. genome, one window contains:
- a CDS encoding rhodanese-like domain-containing protein gives MNPKIERLVYIGIIVVLAGLLLSFGKKDLELRKQIPITVEELYKKLGNPKVNIQVIDVRPYELSEEEEEEAEDTDYYTGVHIPGAIPLPDCDESKAPEEALPQISPYIPTVIVSRDGDPEIFKKCAKKFPFAQNLEGGMVAWDEEGYPEDEGEYEPPAAGGGGGCL, from the coding sequence ATGAACCCTAAAATAGAAAGGCTTGTTTATATAGGGATAATAGTAGTTCTGGCAGGACTTTTACTCAGTTTTGGAAAAAAAGATCTGGAACTGAGAAAACAGATACCTATTACAGTTGAGGAACTTTACAAAAAATTAGGAAATCCAAAGGTTAATATTCAGGTCATAGATGTTAGACCTTATGAGCTTTCTGAAGAAGAAGAGGAGGAAGCTGAAGATACAGACTACTACACTGGGGTTCACATTCCGGGGGCTATACCGCTTCCAGACTGTGACGAATCAAAAGCTCCAGAAGAGGCACTTCCCCAGATAAGCCCTTACATTCCTACAGTGATAGTTTCAAGAGATGGGGATCCTGAAATATTCAAAAAATGTGCGAAAAAGTTTCCGTTTGCACAGAACCTTGAAGGTGGAATGGTGGCGTGGGACGAAGAAGGCTATCCAGAAGATGAAGGTGAGTATGAGCCACCTGCAGCAGGTGGTGGAGGTGGTTGTCTGTAA
- a CDS encoding YeeE/YedE thiosulfate transporter family protein: MEHLSHLIMGLITGALFGIVLHKVGAIRYSRVEGMLLLRDLKIMKFAFMGIATASIIYGLADIFGVAEQTNLLPRIMPYLGIAHLIGGFLFGIAMASAGFCPGTCVARVGAGKFISIAGVLGLILGIVIYSNIQPWLVEIGILGTREKITLYGALGLPYGPLAVVWGVLFIILALVADWFDPAKKIGYDQSNQSSFISKVIKGEWHWAVSGILAGLIIAWATAQGEYLGFSGGALAFVGWIADLIGHPLSIVPKINESIMWHAGLIIGVIPGAFLSAIISGTFKFDVVPPAFAKGVAPFPWVRLILVFFAGIFLALGAMIGGGCTTGAFLSAYPTLSVGSMAQSATYFIVGVLTANLIYFGRWSKFIQAKKESDEVYD, from the coding sequence GAGATCTAAAGATAATGAAGTTTGCATTTATGGGAATAGCGACGGCATCTATAATCTATGGGCTTGCCGATATATTTGGTGTAGCTGAACAGACCAACCTTCTTCCCAGAATTATGCCCTATCTGGGGATTGCACATCTTATCGGAGGATTTCTGTTTGGTATAGCTATGGCATCTGCAGGTTTCTGTCCCGGCACCTGTGTTGCCAGAGTGGGAGCAGGAAAGTTTATATCAATTGCCGGCGTATTAGGCTTAATACTTGGTATAGTTATATACTCTAATATTCAGCCGTGGCTTGTTGAGATCGGGATACTAGGAACAAGAGAAAAAATAACATTATACGGTGCATTAGGTCTCCCTTACGGACCTCTCGCAGTGGTGTGGGGTGTATTGTTTATTATTCTTGCTCTCGTTGCAGACTGGTTTGATCCTGCTAAAAAGATCGGTTACGATCAATCAAACCAGTCTTCTTTTATCTCAAAAGTAATAAAAGGAGAATGGCACTGGGCTGTATCAGGTATATTGGCGGGTCTAATAATAGCTTGGGCTACAGCTCAGGGAGAGTATCTTGGTTTCTCAGGTGGTGCACTTGCTTTTGTCGGGTGGATAGCTGATCTAATAGGTCACCCACTATCAATAGTTCCAAAAATCAATGAATCAATAATGTGGCATGCAGGTCTTATAATAGGAGTTATTCCAGGGGCGTTTCTTAGTGCTATTATTTCAGGAACATTCAAGTTTGATGTTGTTCCACCTGCTTTTGCAAAAGGGGTAGCTCCTTTCCCATGGGTAAGGTTAATCCTTGTCTTTTTTGCAGGTATATTCCTTGCTCTTGGAGCAATGATAGGCGGAGGTTGCACAACAGGAGCATTTCTTTCTGCATACCCAACACTCTCAGTAGGTTCAATGGCACAGTCTGCGACCTATTTTATTGTTGGCGTTTTAACAGCAAACCTTATCTATTTTGGAAGGTGGAGCAAGTTTATACAGGCTAAGAAAGAGTCTGATGAAGTTTATGACTAA